A window of Sodalis praecaptivus genomic DNA:
CTTGTACGTCAATAGCGCCCTCGCCCTATTCTGGCTACTGGCTATCTTATGTCTTCACCGCGTTATGCCTTCTGTCGGCATACACGGTTATTCACCCGGGGACGGCTCCCCCGCAATGACAGATTGTCGACAGATTAATCGTGGTGTGAAAAGAAACTCCTCGGGCGCCAGAGCGGGGTTTTCAATGCGCGTTAATAATCGATGCATCATGATATTGACCATCTCCCCCAGCGGCGGAATCACCGAGCTCATCGGCGGCTGGACCAAATCCGCCAGCGGAATATTATCGATACCGATCACCGAAATATCCTGCGGTATGCGCACCCCAGCCTGTCGTAGCCCCGCCATCAGACCAATCCCCAACGCATCGTTGATAGCCACGACGCCATCCGGCATCGGCGATGCCTGTAAAATTTTCGCCGCCAGCGCCCGCCCCAGTTCGGTCATTTCCGCGTCGCCGTAGGCCACCTCAGCCGTCCCCTCGATGACGTGCGCCCGGTCTGCAAGCCCATGGGCTTTCGCCGCAACAAAAAAACCTTCTATTTTATGAGAGCGACTGATCGTCAGCGAGCTTTCCGTCGCGAAGGCCAACTGCCGACACCCGCGTTGAATCAGATGCTCCGTGGCCAGACGTCCGGCTTCGACATTATCCATCGATACACTGTCGAACGGTGGCTGGCCTTTTGATAAATCGGAGGACATCAGGCTATCGTAATTGACCATCACTAAGCCCTGACGGGCGGCATCGGCAAAATGCGGGCGATCCATCGCGGTGGCGACAACAATCACCCCTTTTACGCCGTGCGCGAACATATCTTCCAAAAAGGCCTGCTCTTCATCCGCCTGCCGGTAGGTATTACCCAGCAGCACGCGATATTGGTTGGCCTTGGCGACGCGATCGATTTCCCGGGTCAACATGGCAAAACTCGGGTTAACGATAGACGGCACCAGCAAGCCGATCATGCGTGTTTGTCCGGTTTTAAGCTGCTGCGCGATGCGGTTAGGCTGATAATTCAAATCGAGCATGGACTGGCGGATACGCGCGAGTGTCTCAGGGCGCATTTGGTCGGTTCGATTGTTCAGCACATTAGAAACACTGCTGACGGAAACCTCCGCGCGGTTAGCGACATCCCGGATATTGGCCATACACTCCTCTTTTAACGCGTAAACAATAGGCTGGGGGGCTTGGCGCCCGTCTTGACGCCCGCTGATGAGCCATCAATACCCCGCCAAACGGGGTAACCATGTGGATATCGTCGGGATCAAAGCAATCAGGATGATACCCCCTAAGGAGACCAGCAAATACTTTATCATCGGGCGGATCACATTTTTCATTTCCACCCCGCAGATAGCGCAGGTGGTATACAACCCCAGCCCGATCGGTGGCGAAAAGAGGCCGAACCCCATCGCCAGAATCATAACGATACCGAAATGCAAAGGATTAAAACCTAACTGCACGGCAATAGGCACCAGGATAGGGGCAAAGATGATTAAAGCCGGCGCCCCTTCCAATACGGCACCGAAAATAATCAAAATAAGGATAGTCAGCAGCAAAAACACCCAGGCCCCCTCCGACTGACCGATGCCAACCAGCAGTTCGGCAATTTGCTGCGGGATCATCTGAATGGTCAGCACGTATGAGAGACTGGTCGCGCAGGCAACGATAAATAACAGGACGCCGGACATTGCCGCAATGTCGATAAACATTTTCACCGTGGCCCGTAAGGTCAGTTCGCCAAACGCCAGCCGGCCGACGACGATGGCATACACCACGGCAAAGGCGGAAATTTCGGTTGAGGTGGCTATCCCCATCATCACGCCACGGCCAATCATAAAAATCATCGCTAAACCGACGATCGCGCCCAGCCACAGCTGGAGGCGCGGGCGCATTTGCGGGTAAGCGGCCTGGATGTTGATCTTGCCGCCGAAACGATTTGCCGCAATCAGCATCAACACCAGCAGGCAGGCGGCAGGCAGCAATCCGGCGATAAACAGCGCGCCAATGGAAATATTGGCCACAAACCCCAGTACAATGAGATTGACGCAGGGGGGGATGGTTTCCGCCACCACCGCCGAAGCGGCGAACACGCCAGCCGCCTCTTCGCTGTCTTCGTTGGCGCGGCGCACCGCGGGCATCAGCACGCCGCCGACGGCGGCAACGTCGGCCAGTTTCGAGCCGGAAATCCCGGAAAAAAAGGCCATCGACAGCACAGTGGTCATATTCAGCCCGCCGCGGAAACGCCCCATCCCGCGGACGACCAATTCCACGAGGCGTGTGGACATGCCATTGTGTTCCATTGCCGCACCCGCCAATAGGAAGAACGGAATGGCCAGTAGCACAAAGTGATCCACGCCGGCCACCACCTGCTGGGAGAAAAACACAAACGGTAGCGAGGGATCGCAGATAAAAAACACCATGGCGGATAAACCCAGCGTGAACGCAATCGGCACGCCGGCGAGAATACCCAGTAAAAAACATATCAGCATCAGCCCGGCGGCGGCAGTAGCCGGGTCGGCCATGAGCGACAGTTTCAACCATCCGAGAACAACCAGCAACACGATGCCGCCGCCGCTCAATAACACCACTTTTCTTCTCTCGCTCAGCGCATGTTCAAGCGCCCCCAGCATCATCACAATGGCGCCAACCATGACCGGAATGACCGAAATAACCTGCGGCAACCCGGTTTCCGTGGTCTGAAATCGCGAGACCTGAAGCAAGCCATAACTGGAAATCACCAGGCCAACGGCCACTAAAAACAGCACCCAGCGACTGGCGTGCACGATATAGGGGCGGATAGGCTCAGGAATAAAACGCAAGAACAGATCCACGCCGATATGGCCGCCGCGCCCGGTGGAGGTGGCGACGCCGAAGAAAACCAGCGCAATCATCATCGCGCGCGCGACTTCTTCTGCCCACTCTATCGGGGAATGCAGCGCATAACGCCAGATTACGGAAGCGGAAACGACAAGGACATTAATCAGTAGCACCACGCCGCCCGCCCAGGCGGTCATCGTTGTCAGGATTTTATTAAGCCGGGAGAGATAGACCAGCAGTCCGGCACGATTTTTCATTACCATTGATCTTTCAGCCATTTGGCGCCTCGTTAACACGTTCCCGTCAACCCATTCCCCCGCTGACTCAGCGAAGACATGCCCAGGCCAGGGCTTATTCCGCCGCGGCGACATCATCCACGACGGGTTTCATCTGCGGATATTTGGTCAAAAATGCGTCCCAAACCGGTTTAACTTCGTTACGCAACGCCTCGCGGTCGATGTCGTGGAACACCATGCCGAGCGATTTCAATTGCTTCACCGCATTCTCTTCCACCACGGACGACTGCTGACGTTCGTATTCCGTTGCTTCTCGAGCCGCAGCCAGAAATGCCGGGCGCAGGTTTTCGGGTATTTGCTGGAAACTCTTGTTATTAATAGCAATCACGATCGGGTTATAGATGTGCTGCGTCAGCGAGGCATTTTTGGCAATTTCATAAAACTTATTCGCCAGGACGGTGGCCGAGTCATGTTCCAAACCGTCAATCACCCCCATTTGCAGACTGGAGTAAACTTCGCCCCCCGGCATAGGGATAGCGACCGCGCCCATATGGTTTATCGTGGCGATAAAGTTCGGCACCGGTAATACCCGAATTTTCAGGTTTTTCAAATCCTCCGGTTTCTCGATAACTTTTTTGGTATAGATATTTCGTGCGCCCAGGTTGTAGGCATAACCCACTACGACGATATTGGCTTTTTTGAGCAGCAGCGCCGACAACGCCTCGCCCGCTTTACCATCCAGCGCTTTGCCTACCTGATTCCAGTCTTTGAATAAATACCCTAAATCCAGAACCCCTATCTCTGGCGCGATTGTTGCCCAGATAGACGTGCCCGAGATCATCATATTAATGGCGCCAACGCGCACCTGTTGCGTTGCGTCCGCTTCTTTACCCAGCATGGCATTGGGGAAGTAATTCAGCTTGATTTCATTTTTCAGCTGGGGGTCTTTTTCAATATTGGCTTGAAAACGCTTAAACCAAATGTAATGCGCGGAGTTATCGTCCGCCGTAAGAGAGGAATAAACGCGAAGATTAACGGCAGCTTGCGCAACGTTAGCGAAACTGCCCGCCGCAAACAGCACGGAAGTAACCAACGCACCCATGACGAGTTGACGTAAGCCGGAAGGCGAAGATTTCATTGTAGGGTTCCTTATAATCGCTTGATATGTCTATTATTTTTTCTGTATCAGGGAACACGTAGAAGGAAAACGGCTTGATTTCCTGGTTGACTGTAACGTTACACTAAAACGTTACAGAAGACGTTATAGCGGAAAAGGCATTTACACAACACCGAAGGTGAAGTAAATGTAAAATATGTGAGCGATGATTAAAAATTGCCTTCGCGTTCGCGCTTAAAAATACGCGATAAGGGGGATACCAACGCCTGCCAGTTTCGACATTCGCTGGTTTTTTTTAGTTGGGCGGCTCTTGCAGCTTCACGTTTACATTATCAAAAATAGCGTAAAACAGCGCGCGTTCGGCCTGATGGATAAAACATCACCCACGATAGCTCAATGCATTATTTTTTATCACCTGCTGGAGCCAATAATAGGACTGCTTGGGGATGCGCTGCAAAGTGGGATAATCGGTGTACACCAGCCCGAAGCGTTTGCTGTAACCGCGCCCCCACTCAAAATTATCCATCAGCGACCAGGCAAAATAGCCGCGGACGTCGCAGCCTTCCGCTATCGCTTGATGCATCGCCGCCAAATAACCCGCAAAATAGTCAATACGCGCGTCATCCACCACGCGGCGATCGGGACGCAGCGCGTCGGGAAAAGCGGCGCCGTTTTCCGTGATATAAATCGGTGGATTGCCGTAGCGCCGCGCGGTATCATGAATTTGTTCCAAAAACGCCGACGGATCGATAAACCAGTTGACGTCGGTTAACGGCAGGCCGGGCGGCGGCGCGGTTTCCGCCACGCCCCAGCTGGCGTTGGCGTTGGGTCCGACGTAGACCCGGTTGTAATGATTAAGCCCAAAGAAATCCATCTTCTGCTGAATACGCGCCATATCATCAGGCTGAATCAAGGGCGCCAGCTCGCTGGCCAACGGTTCCGGATAACGGCCGAGCCACAGTGGATCCACCATCACCCGCCGCCACAGGCACTCACCCAACACCTGCGCCTGCCGATGCGGCCCATCGTCATGCTGAGGATGGACCGGCCCCAGGGAAATGATACTGCCGATCTGCGCGCCGGACACTTCGGCACGCAGCGCGCTAACGGTCAGGCCGTGGGCCAGATTCAAATGGTGCACCGCGCGCAAGCAAGCGTCGCGGCTCTGGCGCCCCGGCGCATGCCGCCCCAGGTTATAGGCCACCCAGGGAATAACGTTAGGCTCATTAATGGGGGCATAATATTTCACCCGATCGGCGAAATGGCGCGCCACTACCGCGGCATAATCGGCAAACACCGCGGCGGTATCGCGCGTGCGCCATCCGCCCGCCGCTTCCACCGCGACCGGCATATCCCAATGGTGCAGGCATATCCATGGCGTGATCCCCTCATGCAGCAGCAAATCGATTACCCGGTCATAAAAATCCAATCCCAGCGGATTGATGCGCCCCTTGCCGTCGGGCAGGATGCGCGGCCAGGCGATGGACAGGCGATAAGCCTTGACCCCCAACCGACGCATCAGGGCGATATCTTCTGGGTAGCGATGATAATGATCGCAGGCAATATCGGCGGTGTCGCCGTTGACCGTCCTGCCGGGCGTATGGCTATAGTCATCCCACACGCTCTGGCCGCGGCCATCCTCGTGGGTGGCGCCTTCGGTCTGAAAAGCGGAAGCCGCCA
This region includes:
- a CDS encoding GH1 family beta-glucosidase, with the protein product MSKHFPPDFLWGVAASAFQTEGATHEDGRGQSVWDDYSHTPGRTVNGDTADIACDHYHRYPEDIALMRRLGVKAYRLSIAWPRILPDGKGRINPLGLDFYDRVIDLLLHEGITPWICLHHWDMPVAVEAAGGWRTRDTAAVFADYAAVVARHFADRVKYYAPINEPNVIPWVAYNLGRHAPGRQSRDACLRAVHHLNLAHGLTVSALRAEVSGAQIGSIISLGPVHPQHDDGPHRQAQVLGECLWRRVMVDPLWLGRYPEPLASELAPLIQPDDMARIQQKMDFFGLNHYNRVYVGPNANASWGVAETAPPPGLPLTDVNWFIDPSAFLEQIHDTARRYGNPPIYITENGAAFPDALRPDRRVVDDARIDYFAGYLAAMHQAIAEGCDVRGYFAWSLMDNFEWGRGYSKRFGLVYTDYPTLQRIPKQSYYWLQQVIKNNALSYRG
- a CDS encoding LacI family DNA-binding transcriptional regulator yields the protein MANIRDVANRAEVSVSSVSNVLNNRTDQMRPETLARIRQSMLDLNYQPNRIAQQLKTGQTRMIGLLVPSIVNPSFAMLTREIDRVAKANQYRVLLGNTYRQADEEQAFLEDMFAHGVKGVIVVATAMDRPHFADAARQGLVMVNYDSLMSSDLSKGQPPFDSVSMDNVEAGRLATEHLIQRGCRQLAFATESSLTISRSHKIEGFFVAAKAHGLADRAHVIEGTAEVAYGDAEMTELGRALAAKILQASPMPDGVVAINDALGIGLMAGLRQAGVRIPQDISVIGIDNIPLADLVQPPMSSVIPPLGEMVNIMMHRLLTRIENPALAPEEFLFTPRLICRQSVIAGEPSPGE
- a CDS encoding TRAP transporter substrate-binding protein, with translation MKSSPSGLRQLVMGALVTSVLFAAGSFANVAQAAVNLRVYSSLTADDNSAHYIWFKRFQANIEKDPQLKNEIKLNYFPNAMLGKEADATQQVRVGAINMMISGTSIWATIAPEIGVLDLGYLFKDWNQVGKALDGKAGEALSALLLKKANIVVVGYAYNLGARNIYTKKVIEKPEDLKNLKIRVLPVPNFIATINHMGAVAIPMPGGEVYSSLQMGVIDGLEHDSATVLANKFYEIAKNASLTQHIYNPIVIAINNKSFQQIPENLRPAFLAAAREATEYERQQSSVVEENAVKQLKSLGMVFHDIDREALRNEVKPVWDAFLTKYPQMKPVVDDVAAAE
- a CDS encoding TRAP transporter large permease subunit, with the translated sequence MAERSMVMKNRAGLLVYLSRLNKILTTMTAWAGGVVLLINVLVVSASVIWRYALHSPIEWAEEVARAMMIALVFFGVATSTGRGGHIGVDLFLRFIPEPIRPYIVHASRWVLFLVAVGLVISSYGLLQVSRFQTTETGLPQVISVIPVMVGAIVMMLGALEHALSERRKVVLLSGGGIVLLVVLGWLKLSLMADPATAAAGLMLICFLLGILAGVPIAFTLGLSAMVFFICDPSLPFVFFSQQVVAGVDHFVLLAIPFFLLAGAAMEHNGMSTRLVELVVRGMGRFRGGLNMTTVLSMAFFSGISGSKLADVAAVGGVLMPAVRRANEDSEEAAGVFAASAVVAETIPPCVNLIVLGFVANISIGALFIAGLLPAACLLVLMLIAANRFGGKINIQAAYPQMRPRLQLWLGAIVGLAMIFMIGRGVMMGIATSTEISAFAVVYAIVVGRLAFGELTLRATVKMFIDIAAMSGVLLFIVACATSLSYVLTIQMIPQQIAELLVGIGQSEGAWVFLLLTILILIIFGAVLEGAPALIIFAPILVPIAVQLGFNPLHFGIVMILAMGFGLFSPPIGLGLYTTCAICGVEMKNVIRPMIKYLLVSLGGIILIALIPTISTWLPRLAGY